From one Xiphophorus hellerii strain 12219 chromosome 18, Xiphophorus_hellerii-4.1, whole genome shotgun sequence genomic stretch:
- the LOC116708168 gene encoding adenine phosphoribosyltransferase, which yields MDVLDVPADRQKGWYLSLMAPNTKGPEFAWLDPSRLYCNSQALADCVKDLLGPFHSDPVDLVAGIDAMGFILGASVATTLGKGFLAIRKAGHLCVATRNQNYTDYTGREKTMEVRLDVLKPGLRVLLVDQWIETGGTMRAAIQLVENLGATVAGVAAVAIENTEGGKWIKENYKFSHCIPEGLQGQVDGKHLDSFKSLTK from the exons ATGGACGTGCTGGATGTTCCCGCAGACCGCCAGAAAGGATGGTACCTTTCACTCATGGCCCCCAACACAAAAGGACCAGAGTTCGCCTGGCTGGACCCGTCCAGACTCTACTGCAACTCGCAG GCTCTGGCAGACTGCGTCAAAGACCTTCTGGGTCCGTTTCACAGCGACCCCGTTGACCTGGTTGCCGGGATCGATGCCATGGGATTTATTCTTG gggcgTCTGTCGCCACGACTCTTGGAAAAGGTTTCCTGGCCATTCGTAAAGCGGGTCATCTGTGTGTAGCGACCCGAAACCAGAACTACACAGACTacacaggaagagaaaagacTATGGAAGTAAGACTGGATGTGCTAAAACCAG GTCTGAGGGTCTTGCTGGTGGACCAGTGGATAGAGACGGGCGGCACGATGAGGGCCGCCATCCAGCTGGTGGAGAACCTGGGAGCCACGGTCGCAG GTGTGGCAGCCGTGGCCATCGAGAACACGGAGGGAGGGAAGTGGATCAAGGAAAACTACAAGTTCTCCCACTGCATCCCAGAAGGGCTGCAGGGCCAAGTGGACGGGAAACACCTGGACTCTTTCAAGAGCCTCACCAAGTAG